The genomic DNA TGGCCTTGCCCTCCCCCACTCGCCAGTGCCAGAGGCTACTTACTCGTTCGCGCACCGGAGCGGGAGGGATCGTCGGAGCCGCCGCGGGCGGCTGTGGCGCAGGTGCGCCGGTTGAGGCGGGCGTCGGTGCGGCGGCGGCAGGAGCCTTTGGCGTTCGGACAAAGACCAGCTGCTCCCCGGCATCGTCCCAGGCGATCCCCCGCAGCTCCGACGGCCCTGCGCTCACCGCCACATCGCCGACCTTGCCCAGCTCTCGGACAAAGAGCCCGTCTTTGGTGTCGTCTTTGCTATCCACCGAGTAGGCCAGCCGGGTACCCGCCTTGTTCCATACAAACTCAACCACGTCTGAAATGGTTGTGCTCTGCCCCGTACTTAGATCCCGCACCGTCAGCTCCGCACCTGTCGGCTGATTCGGTGCGCCGCCCGCCGGCCCGTCTGCCCCTCCTGGGAGCGGAGCACCTTGAGGTCGTCGCCCTTGTCGCCCCGCGGGCGGCTGATCTTTGCCCCCCCCGCCCCCACCTGTGGGGGCGGGGGGGGCGGCTTTCTCCAGCTGGTAGGCCAGCCAGCGGCTCCCCTCGCTCGCCAGAGTAAATCGCCGGACTTTCTCAATCGTCTCGGTCTTGCCCGTGGTCAGGTCTAGAATGCCCAGCGCCGACGGAAGGGGCGGTTTCTTTTCTTTACGTGCCTTCTCGCTCTCGGCAAACGGCGCGCCGATCGTGAAGATCACAAAGCGGCTGTCGGGGGTGAGCTGGGGCGCACGGCCACGGGGGATCTTGTACTCGGTCGGGCTGTTGGTGCTCCGAATAAAGAGCGTCCCATCGCCCTCTGTCGGTGCGATGACGTAGGCCGCCCACTTGCCATCACGCGAGAGCTGCGGGAGCTGGATACTCTTCCAGAGCTCGTAGTCGTAGTGCTGAAGCGGACGCTTTGTTGCAACCGGGGTAGTGGAGGCCGGCTGGAGCTGGTTGATCGTCCCCCCGCCGTTCACCCGCGCCGGGAGCGGCTGCTGGGCGTAGGCGGCGGAGAGAAAGAGAAGCGAGCAGGAGAGCGCAAGTGACAGACGGGAAACACGTGACGGAGCCATGGCGCATTATACGGAAAGGCCCTCACCGACGACAACCCCGCTGGCGCGGTACAATAAACCATGTTTACAGGAATCGTAGAGGCAGTGGGAAAAGTGGTCGCGCTGGACTCGGGGCGAGACTCGGTGCGGCTGACCGCGGCAGCGGGGCGTGTGGCCGAGGATGTCGCGATCGGAGACTCCGTGGCGATCAACGGGGTCTGCCTGACGGTCGTGGAGATCGCGGCCCCACAGCTCACCTTCGAGGCGGTCTACGAGACCCTGCGCCGCACGACACTGGGCTCACTCCGGGTCGGCGATCCCGTGAACCTAGAGCGCGCCCTCAAGGCCGACGGGCGCTTTGGCGGCCATATTGTCCAGGGGCATATCGACGGCACCGGCCGCATCGCCTCGATTCGCCCGGTCGGGGATTCCTGGTTTGTCTATATTGAGGCGTCCCGCGAGCTCCTGCGCTATGTCGTCACCAAGGGAAGCATCTGTGTCGATGGCATCTCGCTCACGGTGATGGACGCCGACGATAAAGCCTTCTCGCTCTCGATCATTCCCCACACCTGGGACAACACGACCCTCAAGGACCGGCGGGCGGGCGACCAAGTGAACCTGGAGACCGATATTGTGGGTAAGTATGTGGAGAAGCTCATGGGCGGCTGGGCTCCGGGCGGCGGGCGTGGTGTGACCATGGACCTGCTGGCACGGAGCGGCTACATCGAGCCCCAGCCCGAGCCTGAGGCATCGCGACGATGGTAGAGTCCTCTGAGAAGCTCCAGTTTGAGACCTTTGAAGCCTTCCACGACTGGGCACTCCAGCACGAAGCCCGCGCCGAGTGGGTTGCGGGGAAGTTGATCGTGCTCACAAATCACCAGGGAGAAAGCCTCGTGTCGGTTCGTCGCATCCATCAAAAGCTACAGCTCTTCCTCTCACGTTTACTCGTCTCCTGGCTCGAAGAAAACGCACTTGGGGGTGAGGTGCTCGGCCCTGAGTTTGCGGTTCGCCTCTCGTCACGCCCCTCGGGTAGGGAGCCCGATGTTTTTTACGTGAGCCCGGAACAGCTTCCCTTGCTCAACGACACCTACTTAGACACTGCTCC from Armatimonas rosea includes the following:
- a CDS encoding riboflavin synthase gives rise to the protein MFTGIVEAVGKVVALDSGRDSVRLTAAAGRVAEDVAIGDSVAINGVCLTVVEIAAPQLTFEAVYETLRRTTLGSLRVGDPVNLERALKADGRFGGHIVQGHIDGTGRIASIRPVGDSWFVYIEASRELLRYVVTKGSICVDGISLTVMDADDKAFSLSIIPHTWDNTTLKDRRAGDQVNLETDIVGKYVEKLMGGWAPGGGRGVTMDLLARSGYIEPQPEPEASRRW
- a CDS encoding Uma2 family endonuclease; its protein translation is MVESSEKLQFETFEAFHDWALQHEARAEWVAGKLIVLTNHQGESLVSVRRIHQKLQLFLSRLLVSWLEENALGGEVLGPEFAVRLSSRPSGREPDVFYVSPEQLPLLNDTYLDTAPALCIEIVSPESADRDFNDKFQEYEAAGISEYWIVDPDDHAIFFYRLADNGRYRRILPQDGTYTSRAVPGLTLQTAWLWQDPLPTLREIGRFWEARESL